The sequence AAAGCAGAGCCAAAGTAAACGACAAGTTGCGTCAACCAATCGGaagcctctcaagcgaggacctctacattctaattggttgccgccgaaccgcgtcatagctcattaccataaagttaacctgatttcaactctcctcgccgctctcaccgtccaagacgcgccgcgccgctctcgccggagctcgccgccggctctcattgaaaataaatgactagcgtcactttgacgctctcgccgccggcggtgtgaacacacagttaattcatttttattactttCTAACTAGAGCTGCAACtaacaattatttttataattttttttttattaatttagtgttctttttttttggattaGCTAATGAATCCTTTGGATAACtttacaaaaaattataagTACAACCtctaaaataatatttcaacttttattaatttttttgttcgACTGACTTTTCAtgtgatttatgagcttctacaacttttgacctcctaacggaactcctttccacaaactgatcgtagaaataaaaacagtataaataaaaatgttaacactttacaataaggtctcatttattaacattaatgtattaaccaacatcaactaacaatgagcaatatatttgctacagtatttattaatctttgttagttaataaaaatagtcattcatagttagttaataatagttcacagtgcattaactaatgttaacaaatgaaaccttattgtttgtgcttaataagattaagagaaaactgttattcatttttgtggtaacactttacaataagtgcaaccataatcgcactctcaatattcaaagtgcaaataagaccaaatttttctttgatacagagctaagagatggttacaactacactgcccagcctaagatagctttcatattaagagatatctgtattcatcagAAATCTTGTTTGAATGCACCCACGCGTTTACTTTCTCTTTCAGCAATCGCGCGTACTCTGTGAATATGGATTGGCGGCGACTGTTATCcaactgtatttaaatgttttttttatttaaatacaaagcaaaacaacagtGGAGGTGTAATGTAAaggtagcggtggcatattctttcctaatcatcctaacgcatggcaatatcacaagactacttttcgcctcgacgagaaatctcatcACATTTTAATCTCGCGTCACACCCCTAGTGCTCGTGCATCGCAGTTGTGCTGCCGCGGTACGCCAACTCGTTTTTGCAAATGGAACAAAGGACCATTTTATTTGGCCCCTGTTTAAAGTATTCCCATACTTTTGATAATCGTGGTCAAGGTTTTTGTGATAGAATAGAACTTTCTCCATGTACACATGATGCATGTACACAATGTGACGTGTCGACGCATTTTATGCACGTCGACGTATTTTCGTAGTCTACGTAATCGATGACGTCGACGCGTCGTTGCAGCACTATTTCTAACTTTATACAAAATTATACCATTTAGAACCACTGTAAGGAAAAATGTGCTGTGTATTTTGAGCTATACGAGTTGCCGTAGTTTGCTGTAGATCTCAAGCTATGCTGGAAAATGTAGTCTTCCAATGAGTGCCGGCGGTAACAAAACCTATGTATAGACAAGCGTTACAGTAAACAAAACAACGAACAACATTTCCATCTGTGTGTCTCGTTTGTGATAAGGCGAAATAATGATGCACTacgacttgacttgacttgaccgaTCTGTGGAAAAAAGTCAGACTGACAGGGTCATGAAATGCACATGAAAGTACTTGTTCAATCCAAATACAATTTAACATGGTAAATCTGGATATTATATGCATTATCAAATActtgggtaaaaaaaaataaaaaaaaaatgaaaaggacATGTACTTCTTGAAAATGGACCACAAGCAAGCCTCTGCAGTTGTGCAACACCGCAGCTTCCCTTCGGACTAATTGATTGCTTTTCAAATGAAATGACAAAGTTGCTGCTGCAGCACATATTTGGGAATGAATAGATAGTAAAATGAAGTGTTTTCGTGCCATCGTGTCACGCCAAAAGACTCTGTCATCAAGTCTCGAGTCGAGTCTTGGGTTAGTAGTTCacgagtccaagtcaagtcgcAAGTAGTTTATTTTTGTGACTTAAGTGCGACTTGAGTCCAAGTTTCCATCTCTGGTACACTCGCATGTATTTAAGGTGTAAGGGAAATGTTATTACTTTTTACATGATggttacaccacatgacattttagagtcattaaattaacctcttttttttattatttttataaacgtTTTGCAAAACCATATGAAACCAACAAAAGTACATAGTTTGTTTCTAACTTGTCaaatattatttactttttttttgttctttttttttttaataaaataataaaaaaatcatttattgtGGATGcttttatttgtcattgacTCATGGATAGTTTAAAACCAATCTAACttaatttttgtgttttttgtttaattttaaagaaagatggCATAAGCActtggtttattttatttaatccagTGCATATCATAATTCATGTCAGTAACTGAGACTCCCTTTTCTTCAGGTTACATCCTTAGTCTGGTGTTGTTGACTTTACCCCGGCAGCACCTTGTGCAGCTCTACCTCTACGTGCTCACAGCTCTTCTGCTCTTCGCTGGACACCAGCTTTCCAGGTCTGTGCTCACAGCAGCCTTATGCATGAATGTATACTAACACAAGATGTGGAAAGATGAAACATTGGTTTTGAAATGCGCCCATTGTTGACAGtacaaatacacacactcacattaaATCTAGTTGCAATGTCTTTTAAAACTAGTAAAACAGATTTTGACATTGATGCAACTGTTTAGTACTTATCATGATTGTCAAACAACCCGTGCTCAATGACTGGTGTTCCTGCAGGGATTACGTACGAGGAGAGCTGGACTCGGGTTACGAGGGTCCCCTCTACTTGGAGCCCCTGTCTATGAACCGCTTTACCACAGCACTGATCGGTACATCCTGCGTCATCAACTCTGACACAACTCGATTTTGTTCTCTTCCTCACTTCTGTGTTTGTTCCTGAAGCATTATTAGGGTTGAGTTAATCGCAACTGGTGTTGTATTACTGAACTTCGGTTCCCACCCCTGCTCTAAAAGAGACCTGACTGCTGAACTATGACACAGTCGAAAAGTGAAGAAACCAGATCTCAATGTGCTCAATTTGCTAATGAATAGAGGCCCTGTGAAATGCTTCCAGTTTTACTAATGAGGAATTTAGGAATTGAATGGCATGCAACCAACCCTTTCCTTGAAAAACTGCCTTCAATATGCTTCTAAGTGATTTAACTGCTTTAAAAGAAGTAAAACTTCATCTCAAGGTGGTAAAACTTCATACACTGTCACCTAATCAGCTTTTATCAACATAGGCTCTAGAGGTGACGTATACAGATGAGGCAGAATATCAGTTTGACAGGTTATCCATGGCATCGAGAGTTGGATAAAAGTGAAGTAAGCTAAATTGAGAGCAGCACTCGGGTAGAACAGAAATAGTCAAATGTGTTTCTGCTCAGTTCTGCATCTGGGAATGTTTTTCAGAATTATAGGAAGTAATGGACGTCACAAAAACAGTACTTCTGTATTACTGCAGGAGCTTTGATGTATGCAGCTGGTTTGactgaacaaaacaaacagtTCTACAGGGTTCTCAGAAATAACAATTCGAAATTCCCTGAAATTTCCTGGGTAAGAAATTCCAATTTCCCCAAGTCTGtttatcacaatttaaaattcccACAGGCTTGGGAAAATTGGAATTTCTATAATAGAattttattcttaaaaaaaaaaaaaaaatatatatataatatgtgtgtatgtgtgtgttttaaaatgttttaccaGTAGAAATTTCTCTTTGCAAGCACAGTTTCTATACAAATCTACTGTCTACATACTCTTGGAGAAGTGACAAATATTCTGTAATTATGGAACATATTATGAATATTATTGCGTGGGAATGTCAGCGGGAGTAAACGGTTCTCgcgcacacacaacgagcagGGCAAGGGGAGATTTTCCGCTAGTTATTTGATTGTGGATGGTTTCGTTATCTCGGGCGGATAAAGTATAAggtgataaaataataaaagcataaatgttTTCAAATATACTTGGGCAGCCGTTAATCTCTGCATATGCTGTGAGTCTGTGGTGCTTGCTTTAATCTGGGAACGCAGTGTGCGCCATTTCACCAGATTTGTAaggtaaatcatttataaacctATGACAATACAtcagtatgtttttaaatatgcaaaCTGTTCATTGCAGTTTCAAAGTAAGTTTAATCCCTGGCTCTTTTGCCTGTTTTaatgtccacatattcttgttcaagaaattacagtggctgtagcatttctatcataAAGAAATggccaaatattaaagattaagtggacatttgaattaaatgtaatttggCCAATATAAAATAAGGATTTGATCTGCTGCCTTGTATTATGTTTTAACAGTGTTGTTCTATAAAACCATATGACTACTTGCTTTTGATACTTTATATGAACCAAATATGCTTGCCTCAttgttattataaatgtattttaagtaattttaaaGACTATTAATCGTCAAAATAATTGACCGGTTGCTCAATTACAAAAATAGTCATTAATGACAGCCCTACTCCAAAGTATTTTACTGGGCAGAAATTagttgttaattaaaaaaaaaaaaaaaaagtttgggtaAGGAATAGAAATAGTCATAAACATAACGGAAAGTCACAGACTTCTATAATAgatttttcttctaaaatgctTCTTAAATATTCTAAAGTAgtttttaaactgtaaaatatttcagtGGGTATGGAAGGTTTGCAAGTTCAATCTccataaaaatatgttttacagAAATCCCTGGGAAATGTCTTggaaattcattttttgaaaaGATGTGGAAGTCATTTACTCAGATATTTacttcaaaataaatatttaatcctgtaaaaaaaaaattctgtcatatttAGAAGAGTTTTAATGCATTTAGCACAGTTCACAAACAGCTGCACTGCAGGGTACTTTCCACATTTCACCTGAATTGAACCCTATTTGAATAGAAACTCTTCATAGACAAAATCTGTAATCTTTGCTGGCCCAGCCAAATGAAGATCTGAGATAAAACAACTATTGGCCTTTTGATTAATCAAGTCAAGTGACATGTCATGTCAGTGGCACCACTGTCCACAGATCACATTATTACGCCCATTTGGCAAGATAAATTTGGTGTAATGTCATTTGTAAATCAGATCTTTCAGTATTGTGGGAACAGACCGAGTTACAGTAGCACAATTCAATTTCAGCAAGTCAGACTGAGTCTTTTATTTGCCATGTCAACACAGCAAAGTCAATCACATTGGAGGGacattgaatgcattttaaagGAAGCATTGAGGTGTGTTAgtgtgattttctttttgttcagTGTTTCTATAGGTTTGTGTTTGTTCAGTAAGTCTATCCTCTCCCACAGGTCAGGTTGTGGTTTGTACGCTGTGTTCCTGCGTCATGCAGACCAAACAGATCTGGCTGTTTTCTGCACACCTGCTCCCCCTAGTGGCAAGGCTGTGCCTTGTGCCCCTGGAGACCATCGTCTTCATCAACCGCTTTGCTATGATCTTCACCGGTCTGGAGGTGCTCTACTTCATCGCCTCCAACCTTCTGGTGCCGTACAATCTGGCCAAAACTGCTTACAGAGAGCTGGTACAGGTACGACTGTGCAGGATTTTTCTCATGTGTACTTAGAAACTGCCTGTGACATGTGTTAAAAACTTTGAAAGTAattgtgtgaaaataaaatcattttgtcaaatcaagtttgtatgaaaatatataaaaacatatgcaaaaacatatttaaaaaaaaaaagtttgatcacaaatgcagaaaaaaatcagtaatattgtaaaatattacaatttcaaataaccggtgtctatttgaatatatttaaaaatgtaatttatttcttgtgatggcaaagttgaattttcagcatcattacttcagtgtcacatgatccttcagaaatcaactCGAGAAACATTTATCAATGTTGATAAATCAATGcagtagttttatttatttattttttattatacaagattttttaaatagaaagttaaaaattatatttgtaacATAAAATAGGTTGCAATGGAATTATGCATTCGTAAATAGTTTTTCtcaattatataaatttttattttaaatgtaaatggttaaacatttaattatcCTGCCAGCCAATCACTGAACCCTTGGTTTCCTGTGTTCTGTAGGTGGTGGAGGTGTATGGTTTGCTGGCTCTGGGCATGTCTCTGTGGAATCAGCTGGTTCTGCCTGTTCTCTTCATGTGCTTCTGGCTGGTGCTGTTTGCACTGCAGATATACACCTACTTCAGCACACGGGACCAGCCGCCCTCCCGAGAGAGGCTACTTTTCCTGTTCCTCACCAGGTCTGACTGTTGCACCATATAGTCCACATACTGAGGCCACGTACACACTGTAAAGTTTCAGGAGTAACAACCGCATTTCAAATGATCATTCTGTGTGAAAGGAATATGACTCACTCTCAAACTAGAGGTTGACTGATTGTGGATTTTACCAATAATGCTAACTAGGTTGGGCCACGTTGATCAACCGATAGTTTTTAAAATGGATactgaatgaaaacaaacataacacATAAAAAAGTGCTgaactttaaaacaaaatactttaaatactgtactttttaaatataaatattaatatattataccTATATCattcatgttagttcatagtgcattaactaatgttaagatttattagtaaatgttgaaattaacaaatgaacaatatttttattaacctTAGTTAACATTACAAATggactcttattgtaaagtgttacaatttcatataaatccaaacagtcatgcttaaagATGGCTATCTTTAAACATCTATATAAAGGCCATGGCATTGAAATTAGACACGTATGTATACTTTCCCACTTTTTTTGcttctattttagaaaacttgataattatataatcaaaatatgtattacaatgacaataaaaaaaaaaaaaacttaaatgggatgcatttatttgttaatgtttatgtcagctgcatgaACAAATCAATTTGCTTACTCGTGTCACTAGCTTTAATTATGCAACTTCGCTGGATAACAAATGCATAAAAGTGGCCAGCTGaatataaactaatgcaaatagATGGTAacaattagtgttgtcaaaaatactgacttcggtaccaagttggtactgaaattttaaaaaactctttgtgcgctgttgagcggaatcgtaaacacctctgattggccattgtgttcacgcgctcttgtgctttcaaacactccccaAAACATGTACTggtcattgtagccaatcaaaGACACATCCGATGAGCATGTGACAATGAGTCGGGCTTGcgtgtgtttttgtcacattgttttaactgTTTGAGGTGCTACTAATGTTAGTATCCCCCcaattcactaccattataaagcttggaagtgCCAGgatctttttaaaaatatctgtttgtgtttgtctgaaagaataTAATCAAAatcatatacacttaggattaatcatgcaattaattttcatttttgggtgaactatctctttaattcAGTTGTGAATTAACTGACTTTAGCTTCATGTGAAGTCACACTGCATGCACACTGCTCTGTATTTAATCAGCACAAACCGTCTACACATAACCCTGAATGCACTGCAACAAGGATTTGGAACAGCACCATTATCATAAGCTAAACTGGATTCTAGCACAGTAAAAGATTAAAACACCATTTAACAATATCCAGCATATGTAAATGTTTTGTTGGTGGTTGTGATGTGACGTGTGGCCAAGTGTGTCCCATACTCTGAATTTGTACCCATACTCTGTTACAAGTccaactctctaaccattaggccacaactgtgTGTTCTCTGCAGTATTGCTGAGTGTTGTAGTACTCCTTACTCACTGCTGGGGCTGGTCTTCACTGTGTCTTTTGTGGCGCTGGGCGTCCTTACCCTCTGCAAGTTCTACCTGCAGGGCTACAGAGCTTTCATGAACGACAACGCAATGCACCGGTGAGAAACATCCAACCAAATATGCTTACAATACTCCATTCAAAAGATGACATTTTTCACAGGTATTTGTATATAGATTACTGTATATCCAGTAATTTCTTTCTCTTCTGGTTTTCAGAGGCATGACGGAGGGTATCACTCTGCTGATCTTGGCTGTTCAGACTGGACTCATTGAGCTGCAGGTCATTCACAGAGCTTTCCTTCTCAGCATCATCCTCTTCATCGTGGTGGCCTCCATCCTGCAGTCCATGCTGGAGATTGCTGACCCCATAGTTTTAGCACTAGGGGCATCCAGAGACAAGTAAGAGCCCCAACACCTCTTGCATACTTCATGTCTGATCAGAATACATCCTTCTAGCTAATTTCAGACTAGGTTTGTTATACGAAACCGCCCTTATGTAAATTATTCacaacaatttttattttttaaatatcatgtAGATCCAAACTCCTCACCTTTCATTAAAACAATTCACTTTTAGATCAAAATAGGTCACCCATGAGATTTGCATTGTTCTGATGAGAAAGGCGTCTGAGGACAGTCTTTGGACAGGGTCATGGTGAATGAAATCATGAGAATTACACCTTCTCAATTGTCCAAAAAAAACATTCTCCTGGCTTCGCACAGGCAACTCTCCTAGGAAGAGTGAATGCACGACTGAAAACAGCCAGGTCTGCCCGCATGCCTTAATGCAAGAATCTCATATAGCGTTATGATAACCTTAATTTAATAAAGCTTGGGACTGTTAATTAGCCTGACATGTCTGACATGTTTTGATTTAATGTTGTTAGCGTTATTTCCACTGAATTACAACTTGTATAATGCTACTTATATTACCATTTTGCCAACGAATACAACTTTAATTGAGATGTACTATATTATACTGTCATTACCACAATGTAATTAAACAGTTTGCTTTTACACGCACAAGATGTTCTGTGCAATTTCATAATGACAGGGTTTTAAATGAATACCCGCCAAATGTGGGTAAAAATCAACTGTGGATGGTTATGATGTCAAATCACTAGGCAATTTGTCGGATTATGTTTCACAAATTATGTTCACATTTGGCGCACATACTCAACTCAATGACCATTAAATATAGCCAAATTGACCAGCACCTGCACATTTCTGGCTTACTTCAACACAACCGTCACTAAGCAACAAATAAATCCACGCTGATCTGTTTGCTTTGAGGGGAATAGTGCAGACCCAAGAAACGCAATAATATGGGCTAAATAACCCCAGTGTAATAAGCAAAGAGCCACCTAGCAACGATGAAGCACATCTGACAAATTTTAGCAGACCCTGgccagatataaacactgatgtcgcGCCAGCAATCAAAATGAGTCAATAAATGACCTATGAAACTgttatgcttcaaataaagattgttaCATTGtaatgccagtaggtggcgaccaGTGACTGTTCAAATGTATtgaagatttgttcaaaaaatcttcattaatttcaaattaattttttacataatgaattcatttaaatgcattcatataaaaaataattaatatttaaaagattaatttttaacattttagacATTTATAAATAGActcatttataacattaaattgaacattttgtcagaacctgaagtaaattaatttattttgtttagttgtctaatGCAGTGGTTCCCAATCCTGGTCCTGGAGGCACCCCAACCTTGCACATTTTTCATgtctccttaatcaaacacacctgattcaggtCATCAGCTCATTACTAGAGACTCAAAGACCTGAAAAGGTTGTGTCAGAGAAAGGAGagatgcaaaatgtgcagtgttggggtgCCTCCAGGACCAGGATTGGGAACCATTGGtctaatattttgtttttaaaatcatgAGAGAACCATAAtctgtatttataaaaaaaaaaaaaaaaagatcatccAGAATCATCATTAAGCTTAAAAgaacatataatatatttttaatcaaatttacaCTATTAGCACTGTttctaatattaaaatgaacaaTCTTAAAGACTAGGATGAAGACTTCATGCACATTAACAAGGCTTTGGGACAatcataatgcattataatccAGGATTCTGAAACGCTTTCTTATTTTAAAGACGTGGAGTTTTGCAAACCACTTTAGGTATGCCTCTCTAGAGCCCCTATAGGCAATGGAATATCTTGCATCTttgtcacctttttcacccctGATGAGTTTGCATCCCTGGCTAGGGTTGAGATGTACAAAaagaggtctcctacaataggtttacgtGCATCCAACGTCAGAAAAcaatttaattttctcataatatacatggCAGCATCAACtcttctcacagtgtctgaagcAGTTTGATAAAGGATTCagtctctaaacccctcctttccgagagcctgctctgctctgattgatcAGATAGCACAgcctgttgtgattggtctaccactTACAGTGCATGTCGGAAACCGAACGGCCATTATCATAactgaatttcagctctggaggcttcctcagcacttgtaTACAAAATGATATGGACAGTAACAATGCTGTCAGTTTTACTGTATCAATTCCAGCCTGATTCCTTATCCTttggaagtgcatgcaaagtggatcTGCTTTTGCAGTGCAGAAAACAGTGTCTTCTCgacatttcaaaaacatgaaccAAACTTTTCATGGGCGGCCAATGATGACCATAGAGGAGGAGCATTATGCTTTTTTGTTTCATTCTAAAACATATTACTTGTATTGATTTAGGCTTTTAATAAGGTAATAAAATCTTCATGAGTACTTGCTGTGGGGGGATATGTGTGTTGTTCTGTCTGAGGACCTGTATCTTGAGCCTTTCTTGTTTCTTCTGTTCTTGCAGGAGTCTGTGGAAGCACTTCCGAGCTGTGAGTCTGTGTCTTTTCCTGCTGGTCTTCCCTGCTTACATGGCTTACATGATCTGCCAGTTCTTCCGCATGGACTTCTGGCTGCTCATAATCATCTCCTCAAGCATCCTCACGTCACTGCAGGTACACACATCATACACAGCACAGATACAAATACACATTTTATCACCGCGCACAGACATTACTGTAGTGTCAAGTTTTGTTAGAAGATGAAGTGCTGTCAGTAGTCAgtagtatgtttttttgtttttgtagatAAATACTTTTTCAGAGGCAGAGAAtattacattttagtttttttcgTGAATATttagtgaatatatatatatatatatatatatatatatatatatatatatatatatatatatatatatatatatatatatatatatatgtgtatacacatacacattatgtatgtgtgtgtgtgtatatatgataTAGTAAGTGTATAAATAATTGTGTACATTTGTATAAAGTTACAAATGTACATAAATTGCTGTCAGTcatttaaacaaacatttaaacaaatagCTACttaatcacacatttttaagtaattaatcacgattattgtttttttttttctttttttttttttagaacaaaTAAGCAAATTACAAGCGAGAgcaaatataaatacaatagaacgaAAATACAAATGTTGATGCAGTACCAGTACAGAATTGAGTTTTCTTTTGTGTCTTATCGCCCTTGAATGGTTTTTAATAGCACTCGAATGAATGATTTGATTGACTGATCATAGAATAGGCATACATGCAGACCATCTTCAGTCGGCCGCTCTTTCGCGCTTCGCCAGGGCTGGTGAGTGGAACCCAGATAGCGTGACCATATACTCCAGGGGTCGGCAACACTGTCATGCAGAGGGGTACATGCTGGATCGTGAGCAAAAGCGAGAGAGGTGTATGTATTTCATTCAGATAAAGTACCTCGCACTTGCATTTAGACCTACATTTTGAGGTAATTATTTCTCATAGTAACACAGCTTatttattaaaggggacctataatgcccctttgtACAAGATGTAATCTCTGGTGTCCCAGAGACTTATATtgagtttcagctcaaaataccccacagatcatttattatatcaaatttgccccatttaagtgtgagcaaaaacacgccgtttttgtgtgtgtccctttaaatgcaaatgagctgctgctcccgaccccttttccagaagagggcgaaGCTTTAACAGTttgcgcttcggttgctcaacaacaacaaagctggagaatctcacgcagctgAAATTTcgattgtcagtaatggtgttcagccttacattgttcaaaacgGAGtctgacactgatggagagactcaggaagaagttacaacttttagaatgaaacttgatgtttctgaatggttagtggataaatttgtgtagttgttgtggagttgattcaactcatcaggcagtgatgttggcaagAAGGCCtggcagtctccgctctaattcagcTCAAAGGTTTTCTATAgagttgaggtcaggactctgtgcaggccagtcaagttcctccacaccaaacttgcTCATCCAtctctttatggaccttgctttgtgcactggtgcacagtcatattggaacaggaaggggccccAAACTGTTCctacaaagttgggagcatgaaattgtccaaaatgtcttggtatgctgaagcattaagagttcctttcactggaactaaggggtcaAGCCCAacacctgaaaaacaaccccacaccataatccccctctaccaaactttacacttggcacaatgcagtcaggcaagtaccgttctcctggcaaccaccaaacccagactcgtacatcggattgccagacagagaagtttgattggtcactccagagaacatgtctccactgctctagaatccagtggcggtgtgctttacaccactgcatccgaaactttgcattgcacaaggcttggatgcagctgctcggccatggaaacccattccatgaagctctc comes from Chanodichthys erythropterus isolate Z2021 chromosome 22, ASM2448905v1, whole genome shotgun sequence and encodes:
- the rnf145b gene encoding RING finger protein 145 → MAMKTRVEAVLNVGLRIPSIMLLEVLYRWDVSSFFQKIQRSSLNNNPLFQYKYIALYLHYVGYILSLVLLTLPRQHLVQLYLYVLTALLLFAGHQLSRDYVRGELDSGYEGPLYLEPLSMNRFTTALIGQVVVCTLCSCVMQTKQIWLFSAHLLPLVARLCLVPLETIVFINRFAMIFTGLEVLYFIASNLLVPYNLAKTAYRELVQVVEVYGLLALGMSLWNQLVLPVLFMCFWLVLFALQIYTYFSTRDQPPSRERLLFLFLTSIAECCSTPYSLLGLVFTVSFVALGVLTLCKFYLQGYRAFMNDNAMHRGMTEGITLLILAVQTGLIELQVIHRAFLLSIILFIVVASILQSMLEIADPIVLALGASRDKSLWKHFRAVSLCLFLLVFPAYMAYMICQFFRMDFWLLIIISSSILTSLQVLGTLLIYVLFMVEEFRKAPVENMDEVIYCVNGTYRLLEFLVAVCVVAYGVSETLFGEWTVMGSTIILVHSYYNVWLRAQLGWQSFLLRRDAVHKIQSMPTASTLQLQQHNDICSICFQDMKSAVITPCSHFFHATCLKKWLYVQETCPLCHGQLKSQLQPTSSPAAVTQAAPPANQNPAEVEQEKSEPQVELDTEEDTQAENAPPVKTSDEPELEMDSPSGSSKAQAKECDVVAEGSTGPAGDLDDENDDDSGGSCSTSDVH